The genomic stretch ATTATATTAGGGAAGTACAACAGTATGAAAAAGATGTAACAGCTAAAAGGATATAAAATATCTATAAAGCGAAAAAAGCATTCTTAGTATGAATACAATAATAGGTTTGGTTATAATTGCAATAGGGAGCTTGGGGCAGTCCAGTTCTTATGTTCCGATCAATAAAGTAAAAAATTGGTCATGGGAGTGTTTTTGGCTGATACAAGGTATTTTTGCTTGGTTGGTTTTTCCTTTTGTCGGAGCACTCCTGGCGATGCCGGACGGGCTGTCCCTTTTCGATGTTTATTTACAGGAAAGCGTCGCTGTTTATAAATCTATCGGCTATGGAATTCTTTGGGGAATTGGAGGTTTAACATTTGGCTTGAGCATGCGTTATCTGGGAATTGCTTTAGGGCAGTCTCTCGCTTTGGGTACATGTTCGGCATTCGGAACATTAATTCCGGCTTTGCTCAAAGGGCAAGATCTGCTTAGTGGCAAAGGATTGGTTCTACTTACCGGAGTGAGTATTGCCATTGCAGGGATAGCCGTTATCGGGTATGCAGGAGCATTGAAGTCGAGCAACATGAGTGACGATGAAAAGAAAAAGGCTGTAAAAGACTTTGCCTTGAAGAAAGGTTTACTCATTGCGATATTAGCCGGAGTAATGAGTGCCTGCTTCAATCTAGGACTCGAAGCCGGGGCGCCTATTAAGGCTCACATCCTCTCATTGGGCTCAGAAAGCTTGTTGACTTTGAACCCCATTATATTCCTTGTCACTATTGGAGGATTTGTTACAAATGCATGTTACTGCTTGTTTCAAAACTATAAGAATAAGAGTTTCAAAGATTATACGACAATCACAGCATCCAACTGGATTAATAATCTTCTATTCTGCGCATTGGCAGGGCTATTATGGTATTCTCAATTTTTCGGATTAGGAGTAGGACAAAGCTTCTTCGAGCCGGAAAGTGTTATGATGGCTTTTTCGTGGAGCATCCTGATGTCGCTCAATGTCTTGTTTAGTAATATTTGGGGCATCATACTCAAAGAATGGCAAGGTGTAAAGAAAAAGACGATTGTAATACTTGTAACAGGATTAGCGATTTTGATATTTTCGATAATTTATCCACAACTTTAAATAATAGAAAATGATTTTTAATATTAACGATAAGCTGAAAGAACAGCTTGATGAAGTAGCCGAAATTGCGGGTTATCTGTGGCAAAAAGGATGGGCAGAACGCAATGCCGGAAATATTTCAATAAATATAACTGATATTGTCGGAGATGAAAACAAAGACATACCGCCTTTGTCTAGTTTTCAGCTTCCTAAGAATATGATAGAATTGTCCGGTGACTTTTTCTACGTAACAGGAACAGGAAAACGAATGCGAGATGTGGCAAAAGACCCATTAAAAAATGGCTCTATCGTGAGAGTTTCAAAAGATGGCAACTCTTATGATGTTATCGCAGTAGAAAACGTAAAGCCAACATCTGAGTTAGCGTCACATTTTTCTATTTTATCTTCATTCAAGAAAAAAGGTTCAAAGAACAGGCTGGTATTACATACTCATCCAACAGATCTTATTGCATTGTCCCATATTCCTGAGCTGAAAAGCAGCGAGGCTTTGAACGATCTATTATGGGGAATGCACCCTGAAACGTTTATCGTTGTACCTCGAGGTATAGGTCTTGTGCCTTACGAAGTGCCCGGAACTACAGCTATAGCGCAACTAACACTTCCTGTACTCGATAAACATGATATTGTAATTTGGGAAAAGCATGGAGTATTTGCCGTGGGTGAGAATCTGACAGATACATTCGATTTGATTGACACACTTTCTAAGTCGGCACAGATATATGCATTTGCCAAAACTTGCGGATACACACCTGAGGGGTTAACCAAAGAACAAATAAAAGGCCTGATAGAACCTTTTAATATACAGATTTGATACAGCTATAAGACTAATAATAAATCCATCCGGACTTTCTTACATAACAATATGAAAAAGAAAAATCTGGATGGATTCTATTTTAAGGGATAAGTGATACAATGGTTATTATGACAGGTCGAAGGCTAAAACCCATTATTCGTTTTATCTTCCCATACTCCCTGAGTAAATCTTCTATGCTCTAAGGGAGTAATATTTGTTTTCTTTTTGAATGCAGTAAAAAAATACTCTTGATTTTCAAATCCCATCAGATAAGCGATTTCTTTCACAGGAATAGCGGTATTCGTCAATAACTCTTTCGACTTTTGTATTTTTAGCTCCTGAATATATTGCAAAGGTGCAAATCCGGTGTATTCTTTAAAAACCTTACGAAAACTGGAATAGCTCATATTCAATTCGGTTGCAATATCCTTCGGTTTTATATCTCTGAAATTTTCAAGAATCAGTATTTTTGCTTTGTTTACATGATTTATAACTTCGGAACCTTCATAGGAATAATTCTTATCTAAAGAATATGCCAGCCCTAACAAGTGGTTGACTATTCCGGCCAACATTTGTTGAAACCCTGATTTTTGTTCTGCTGCTATTTCAATTGCCTGTTTGTATAAAGCTACTATCTGATCGTTTAACCCTACCTGAAAAATTGGTTTTTTTTGATTGAAAAATCCATTGGCAACCCTGTTATCAATATTTATTCCGTTAAAACCAATCCAATATTCGTCCCAACCGATGTTCTTGTCCGGCATATAATTATGCCACTCTCCGGGAAAAAGTAAAAATATAGTTCCGTCCTTTACCGATTGGGATTTTTTTGTTTCTATGCTATTAGAAATAAATTTTCCACTCCCTTTTGTTATATATAATAACTGATATTCATCCAGTATACGCCCCCTTTCTGTTGAAAACAAGTAGCGTGTAGGATGATTTCTTGGAGGGTATACCGTCTGAGGCGTAATAGACTGATACCCGACAGAATTAATTGTCAAGCCCCAAAGCTGGTCGCTTTCATTCACTATTAAATATTTCAGATGAATTGAATTTTTCATGTAATATCAAAAAAGAATAAGGCAAAGATTATGAGTACAAATTAAAAGCAAAACATTTAGATTGAGGCACATTTAAGTATGAATAATGGTAAAAATATCATTTCTTACAATCTATATATCAATTTGTCTAATGTATCAGAGCCCCATGTATATAAATAAACCCTAAAAGTTGATAGCTTTTAGGGTTCTCTCTAATAATAGTGGTTTTTCAATTTACATTCAATTGCGCCTTAAATATTAACCTCCAACAACGGGCTGTTCCATCCTTTAATATCCAATTTTATATTATTGTTACTAATAGTGCCTTTATTTACCTTACATTCCAGGATTTTTTTTTGTCCGGGTAATATACTTATATAATTGTCGGACCAGAAAGCAGGGGTAATCATCTCTCCTCTGTTATCCTTTAATTTCAGATTTACCATAAATGCTATTTTATCTGATGGATTCTTTATCTCTACAGTATAAATTATATTATCCTGCTCTTCTGACTTGTTTGTCTGAATATCTAACTCAACTGTTTTTAAAGTAGATAAACTCTTGAAATCCGCATAACTTTTAGCAGGAGTATGCACCCAGTCGGTTTTATCCCACATATATTCATCTGGCTTAGAAGATAGGCAATAGAAATTATCAGCGACCACCTCACCTTGCTGATTCAATATTTCTAAAGCAAGAAATACATTTTCTTTTAGAGGGGCTAGTTGTAAAATATTGACAGATGTATTTATTCTGATATCTAATGGTATTTCTTTTTTCTCTTTAACGGTAGAGTTTATATCAAACACCTGTACAATAGCCTTGTAACCGCTTATATCTTTTAGCTGTTCATTAACGGCATATATACTATTATTTCCATAATTATAGATTAGCTGAAGCGCTAGATTCGCTTTCTTCACAGAATAATAAGCAGCCGTAGGCACTTTGTAATAATCGTACATTTGCCAATACAAAGATGGCCATGCTGAGTTTAGCATCCATTGAACAATGCCCGTGGTTTTGCCTATATTTACTCTAAATGCTTCAAACATAGCTCGAGTGCCATCGTAATTGACAAGATCAGCCTTCATCAGATAATCTTCCAGATTTTTAGCCTGTCCGTATTTATTATTTATTACAGTTGTGAGTTCTTTCAACGAGTTCATTGCTGCAGTAGAGGTCGTACAATGGAAATTCCAAGTATCATTTAACGGCCACAATTTATCTTCGGGTATAAATTTTTTAATCGATTCTAAAACGGGAAGTTGTGCTCCTATTCCTGTTTCAGTATTGTAGCCAAATGCACCACCATAAAGAGTATCAATATACCAATAGTTTGGTCCCACATATTCATAAGGTCCTGCCATTTTAGTTCCTGTTTTTCCAGACAGTTCGCTTGTTCTTTCTTTTGCTGCACCTACATAGATTCTGTTATCTGATTCTTTCAAGAATGCTAAATATTTTTCTTCCAATTTTGGTATCGGAAGCATATCGCTTCCCGGCATCCAAGATATAATACTCGGATGATTACGCAACCATAGTACTTGTGTGGCGAATGATTGTGCTATAAGGTCAATTTCTTTATCAGTGAGCATGCAACCATACATTTCATCACATGGTTTTCCATAATATGCCTCCCACTCCCATTGGCAACTCCAACCTACAACAGCCATTATTCCGTATTTATCACACAAATCATATATATTAGAGCTTGTACCCCAAAAACTTTCGAAGCGAATCATGTTCATATTCATATCTTTGACATACTGCACCTGTATTTCGTTGCTCTCAGGAGTATCGCGCAGGAATATATCATCTGTCCATCCGGCTGCTTTTAGCAAAACGTTCTTTCCGTTTAGTTTAAAACCTCTATATCCTTCTTTTGTCAGATAAGATTCTATTTGACGTATACCAAAGGTTATATCTTCTCTGTCTGATACAGTATTATCTGTTTTAAATTTTAAGTCCAGATTGTAAAGTTCGGGGCTACCCATATTATTGCACCACCAAAGTCGAGGATTTTTGATGTGTAATATTGCCGCCTCAACCGATGTTATCTTTACTTTTTTCTTTTCGTAAGGAGCCAAAGTAACCGAATAAGAAAATTCTTTCGATTCTATTTCTCCCACCAAATCTCCTGAAATTTCCTGATCTGTAAGATTTTCAACTTCAGTTTCTATTGTAAGCCACGCTTCCTCTAACGTTTCAGTATTTACTTCAGGTTTCACATATGTATTATTCAATCTTACATTACCTGTTATAGATAAATATACATCTCTGTATATTCCCATACTTTCGTCAGCCGGGCGAGGATTCCAATCGGCAAATCCTGTATTAGGATCTCCGGGGCGGGCTCTAAAAACTTCTACAGCTAAAACATTATTATCTGATTTTACATGTGGGGTTACATCAAAAGAGAAATGACGGTATGTTCCATATATAGAATCTTTTGAGGCTATTAATTCTCCATTCAACCAAATATTTGCATAATATGATATTCCATCGAAACAAAGAGATACATGCTGATTATTATTCAACTCAGGCAATGCAAATTCATTACGATACCAGAACGCTTTATCAAACTGGGTTTTATCTATATCTTTAATATTTGTTCCTACAAAAATATCAGGAAAAACTCCATTTGCAGTAAGAACACCCATCACCGTAGATGGAACTGTTGCTCTATACCAATTCTCTATCGACTGTTGAGAACTAGATACAAAGTCTCCTTTACCTTCTATGCTATCAGACAATTGAATGTACCAATTGGTAGCTAGATTAATTTTTTGATGTATATTCTCCTCTTGTTCACGGCAAGAATTTACCGAAAAAAGAAGACATAGTAATATAAATACTGATAATAGTTTTTTGTAAATCATGGCATTTGACTTGAGTAATTTATCTGTTTTTCTTAGTAGATGAAAATATACAGAAAATTGTAGACATGGAGAAAGATACAGGGCTAAATAACTCAATCTACTCCTACAGATTGAGTTTTCTCCAATATACTATAGAATTTAGAAAAGCGGGAGAATACGAGTCTGTTCTCCCGCTTTAGTTATAAAGAACTAAAATTTATTAATTAGATGTACAATAGTTACTTTTCTTGGTAGCCCACCATATAGGAGAAGAGGTTTTATCTCCACCTGTAAGCTGAGCAACTCCGGCTTCATATTTAGATTTATTATTCAGAGCCTCGCTTTGTGGATAAACCATTCGAGATATAAAGTTTGATGGGTTTTTGATATTTCCATCGTTTGGATATGTTCCTGCACCCGGATCTCTATATTCTGGAATATCCATTGCCGGTAAGTTGAGACGACGCTTATCATTCCATGATTCTCTCGACAAATCTATATAATGCGATATATACTTCTGAGTGATTATTTTTTCCAATTTTGTATTACCATTTCCTGAAGCATCGTCATACTTTGCAGAAGTACCAAAAAGATTTTGGTCATTAGAAGCTAAATAATCAACAGCCTGGCTATCTGATAAGCTCCATTTTGCAAAAGAAGCCTTCACTCCTTTCTCATACCAATCTTTAGCACTTCCTGCACCTGTTACAAAACCTCTTTCTACAGCTTCAGCCATAAGGAAACAAGCCTCTGAGTATAGGAATAAATCTGTCTTGCGATTATCATTCGGAATAATCCATGTACGACTCATTGCTGATACTCTATTTCGCTCACCAGCCGGTTCTGTTTGTATTCCGGCTTTTAGTCCCGCCCAAGTGTTTGTTTCAGGACTAGGATCAAAATAACGTTCACCTCTAGGATCTACTTTTTCTGGATGTATAGCCGCAGTTCCGGCATAAGCCATGCCTCCAATGCCTGTTAATATTTTCTCCATAGTTTTCATCATCACCTGACGATCCGACCAACCAACCTGATACATATAATAAACATATTGCTGTCCCCAAACTCCACTTACTCCGGGGAGAGCGGCATCATCGCCCGAAATCATAATACCTCCATCCGCATTGTATGCAGCCTGAGCCTGAGTCTTACATAATTCAGGATTAATCTCTGACATTTTTATAGCAAGGCGTAACCGTAATGTATTCGCAAAACGTTTCCATTTAGCTATATTTCCATAATATATCTGATCTTCTACTGTGAGGAAATCTTTAGATGAATCAAACAATTTTACAGATTCATCAAGTTCCTTGAAGAAGAATTCATACTGTTTATCTAAAGACTCATAATCAGGGTTTGTATCTTCCGGTGATTTAGGGAAAGGAGCCGGTCCATAAAAATCGGTAAATTGTGATTGCATATACACACGCCAGATACGACCTAAAGCGAGTGAATTTTGACGTCCTTCGTATTTCTGAGCATTAGCAATTACGATATTCAATGAAGCAAACCAGTCTGTATAGTAATTATTCCAATAAAGAGATAGCCAACCATCGTTAGGAGTCCAGACTCTGGCTGTACTATTTCCGCCAACATATTGAGCAAAAACATCCATCCCTAGTGCCTTGATACGCTGCTGTACATCTGCATCATAGAATACCCCTCCGTTACGTAAAGCTTTACCCAGGTTACCTTTGTCAAAGTCATACATATTCTCAGTGGCATCATTCGGATTCTCATTGATTGAATCAAAATTGGTACATGCTGTTCCCAGTAACCCTATCCCCAACAGGCATGCAAATATTATCTTTTTTGTTTTCATTTGTCTGTAATTTTTAAGATTTAGAATGTTACATTAAGGTTAAATCCATAGCTGCTCATTGTAGGCATAGAACCAAATTCGATACCCTGTGCATTACTTGTGCTATATCCGGATTCTGGATCAAAACCTTTAGTTTTACTGTAAATCATCCATAGATTCCTTCCTACCAAACTAAGCTTAATCTTTTGGAATGGAGTTTTTGATAACATCTTTCTAGGGAACGAATATCCAAGACTCATTTCTCTCAAACGTATATTTGTAGCATCATATATCCATGGTTCTGTGCCGGTAGCCAATTGTGCCCAATATTTCTCTGCAGTGGTCTCAATTGCGTTTACCTGACCCGAAGCAGTCACTCCGGCAACAACCATTTTATCACGTCCACTTTCTGTCATTTTCAGAGTTCCTGCGCCGGTTCCCGATTGAATTGATCCCATGAATACATCTCCACCAAAGCGACCATCGATCTGGAATGAGAAATCAAAATTTCTAAAGTGGAATGCATTAGAGATACCACCCATCCAATCGGGATTATAATTTCCTAATTTTACAAAATCAGAACCAAATGTAGGCAACCCGTTTTCATTTATAATAAGCTCACCTTTATCATTTCGGGCATATGCCTTCCCATAAATATCACCATAAGTGCCCCCGGCTGCAGCTACAATCTTTATGCCTAAGCTTCCCAAAGAAGGGTCTTGTAATTCTTGAGTTTCAATACCATCAGCCAACTCTATAATTTTACTTTTATTCTTAGAGTAGTTTAGTGTAATATCCCATGAGAAATCCTTAGTTTTCACAGGTGTACCTGTTAGTAAAATCTCCACGCCATTGTTTCTCAGCTTGCCGGCATTTACATATTTAAAAGAATATCCTGTTGATGCCGGTACATTCATTTTTAATATCTGATCTGTAGCATCTTTAGTATAATAAGCAAAATCTAACCCCAAACGGTTATTGAATGCTCTTAACTCTAAACCTGCTTCCCATGAAGTAATTGTTTCATTTTTCAAGTCAGGATTATTTAAGATATTCGATTTCTTACCATTCAATATCGTTTCTACCTGATCTGTTTCAGGATTATACACATATGTTGTTCCTAATGTCAAATAATCTAGTAATCGATATGGATCAGTATCATTCCCTACCTCTGCCCATGAAAGGCGCAATTTACCAAAGTCAATGAAACTTGGCTTGATATTCCATTTATTCAATGATTCGGTAAAGAGCCAGCTGGTACCTACCGAAGGATAGAAATAAGAACGGTTGTCAGCACTTAAAGCAGAAGACCAGTCGTTACGAGCAGTTACATCCAAGTATAAAGTATTATCATAAGACAATGAAGCAGTAGCATACAAGGAGTTGATAGCTTTTTTAGTTAAGGCACTTCTCGCTGAAGACTTGCCGGCATTAGCCAATGTATGAAAATCAGGAATAATCATTGGGCCTGTTTCTCCATAAATACCATCCGCGCGTCTATACATCAGATTACCTCCGGCTGTAGCTAACAATCCTACTTTTTCTGACAACTGCTTGTTGAAAGTCAATAATACATCTGCATTTGCTTCATAAGATGTTTCTTTGTTCATAATGTATTGTCCTTGAGCAAACCAATAAGGAAGCCCTGTTGCATCTCTCATTTCATATTGAGTAGAGAAGTAGTCAATTCCATAACGAGCTTGTATATTAAGCCAGTCAGTAAACTCATATTTCAAGGATCCAAATCCAAGAACACGATCCCTTCTATCTGAGTTGGTATCTTTATAAGCAGCCCAATAAGGATTTCGTATCAGCCCGCTATATTGATCTGTCCAAGAAACAGGCTTACCTGAAAGATCTGCGCTATTAGCCGGATTCTTTGTATTCTCTGGGAATTTATAATCAGGGTAACGATTCAAGTCACTAAAATGTACTGAACGTGGCATTAATAAATAATTACGGAAAATATTGTCCGGGTCTCCAGCCAGTTTTATACGGTTTTCTGTCTTCTGAGTATAATATGTTATTTTAGCATCAAAAGACAATTTGTCTGTTAAATCGGCTGTAGCACGAAGTGTTGCCGATGTTTTATTGAAAGAACTATTTGGAACAACACCTTTATTTCTAAGATTCATAACTCCAACACGTATAGAGTTTTTGTCGCTACTACTACTTAAATCTAAACTATTAGTCCAAGTTGTTCCAGTTCGAAGAAAATCCATCAAGTCATTATCTCCGGAAGAATAAGTTGTTGGATTTCCGGCTAAATCGGTGATTTGCGAACCATCCATTTTAGCCCCCCAGCTTCCTACCGAGTTCTGAACATATTTTCCATTTTCGCCTTGTCCGTATGTATTTTGATATTTAGGCAGTTGCATTGGTCTTTCGAATGTCAAGTTTGAATTATATGAAATACCAATTCCTTTTTGATTTTTCCCTGTTTTAGTAGTTATCATTATAACACCATTACCCGCACGTGACCCATAAAGAGCTGCTGCCGCAGGACCTTTTAGTACCGAAATCGATTCGATATCGTCAGGTGAGATATCTGCCATACTAGAACCTTTATCTACACTATGATTGCCCCAAAAGTCGTCAGTACCACCAGTTGAGCTATCAATAGGTACACCGTCAACAACAACCAATGGCTGATTATTACCAGCAATAGAGTTTCCTCCACGTAGAACAATACGGCTAGACCCAGTAACACCTGTTCCTGACTGTTTTATCTGCAACCCGGCTACTTTTCCGGCTAAAGCATTTGCAACGTTAGCATCACGTGTTTCTGTTAATTGATCACCCTTTACTTCCTGCATAGCATATCCGAGTGATTTCTTATCACGTTTAATACCCAATGCCGTTACAACAACTTCATCAAGCATCTTTGAGTCTTCTTTAAGAGTGAAATCGACTGTCTTCTGACCATTTAATGGAATCTCCTGAGAGAGATAACCTACAAAAGTGACAACTAATGTAGCATTTGCCGGAACCGTCAAGCTATAATCGCCATCTACCCCTGTCATCGTTCCATTTGTTATGCCTTTTTCTGACACGCTGGCACCAATCAAAGGTTCTCCAGCCTCATCTAGAGCAATTCCTTTTACTGTAATTTTTTGAGTTTGTTGTGTTGTCTTGGGATCCTGATTAACGTCTTTCTTTTCAGAAAGGAGGATTTTCTTATCTCTTATTTCGTAAGAGATGTTTGTTCCAGAAAAAACTTTCTGCAACACTTGAGGCAAGTCTGTGTTTGTTACCTCAATGCTTACAATTCTATCTGTATTGACTACAGGCTGGCTATATGCAAAAGTATAACCTGTCTGTTCGGCAATTGTTGATAAAACTTTTTCCAGCTTCGCGTGCTGAAGATTCATAGTTACCTTTTGTGCAGACACTGTTATCGTCGTACACAGAAACATAACCAGAAAAGCTAAAATTACACGTTTCATAGTTTACATTTTTTAAGGTTAAAAAATAGGTCCTTTACATAATAGACCCACAAGGATAAAAAAAGTATGACTAGGAAGTGTATTTTTTTTATAATTTTATTTTAGTAGAGCTATTACATACTGACAATCACCGTATTTCCGTCAAGAGTAAATTTTACAGGAGAGATCTTTTCTAGGTCTTTTAAAATTTTTTCTAATGATACGTTCTCCGAAACAATGGTATATGAGTAAATATAAGCTCGCCTGTCTTCTACTGTAAAAGAAACATTATACCAACGTTCGAGATCTGCAATAACATCTTTTAGAGGTGTATCTTTAAATGCGAGAATATCTTTTTTCCATAACGAAACAAAACCTGTATCTTCATTTTTCGTAATTCTACATTCTCCTGTTTTTCGATCATAAGCAAGTTTTTCTCCCGGTTTTATATAATATTGTCCTTTTGTAAAAG from Dysgonomonas mossii encodes the following:
- the rhaT gene encoding L-rhamnose/proton symporter RhaT, whose translation is MNTIIGLVIIAIGSLGQSSSYVPINKVKNWSWECFWLIQGIFAWLVFPFVGALLAMPDGLSLFDVYLQESVAVYKSIGYGILWGIGGLTFGLSMRYLGIALGQSLALGTCSAFGTLIPALLKGQDLLSGKGLVLLTGVSIAIAGIAVIGYAGALKSSNMSDDEKKKAVKDFALKKGLLIAILAGVMSACFNLGLEAGAPIKAHILSLGSESLLTLNPIIFLVTIGGFVTNACYCLFQNYKNKSFKDYTTITASNWINNLLFCALAGLLWYSQFFGLGVGQSFFEPESVMMAFSWSILMSLNVLFSNIWGIILKEWQGVKKKTIVILVTGLAILIFSIIYPQL
- the rhaD gene encoding rhamnulose-1-phosphate aldolase; the encoded protein is MIFNINDKLKEQLDEVAEIAGYLWQKGWAERNAGNISINITDIVGDENKDIPPLSSFQLPKNMIELSGDFFYVTGTGKRMRDVAKDPLKNGSIVRVSKDGNSYDVIAVENVKPTSELASHFSILSSFKKKGSKNRLVLHTHPTDLIALSHIPELKSSEALNDLLWGMHPETFIVVPRGIGLVPYEVPGTTAIAQLTLPVLDKHDIVIWEKHGVFAVGENLTDTFDLIDTLSKSAQIYAFAKTCGYTPEGLTKEQIKGLIEPFNIQI
- a CDS encoding AraC family transcriptional regulator, which gives rise to MKNSIHLKYLIVNESDQLWGLTINSVGYQSITPQTVYPPRNHPTRYLFSTERGRILDEYQLLYITKGSGKFISNSIETKKSQSVKDGTIFLLFPGEWHNYMPDKNIGWDEYWIGFNGINIDNRVANGFFNQKKPIFQVGLNDQIVALYKQAIEIAAEQKSGFQQMLAGIVNHLLGLAYSLDKNYSYEGSEVINHVNKAKILILENFRDIKPKDIATELNMSYSSFRKVFKEYTGFAPLQYIQELKIQKSKELLTNTAIPVKEIAYLMGFENQEYFFTAFKKKTNITPLEHRRFTQGVWEDKTNNGF
- a CDS encoding glycosyl hydrolase 2 galactose-binding domain-containing protein, giving the protein MIYKKLLSVFILLCLLFSVNSCREQEENIHQKINLATNWYIQLSDSIEGKGDFVSSSQQSIENWYRATVPSTVMGVLTANGVFPDIFVGTNIKDIDKTQFDKAFWYRNEFALPELNNNQHVSLCFDGISYYANIWLNGELIASKDSIYGTYRHFSFDVTPHVKSDNNVLAVEVFRARPGDPNTGFADWNPRPADESMGIYRDVYLSITGNVRLNNTYVKPEVNTETLEEAWLTIETEVENLTDQEISGDLVGEIESKEFSYSVTLAPYEKKKVKITSVEAAILHIKNPRLWWCNNMGSPELYNLDLKFKTDNTVSDREDITFGIRQIESYLTKEGYRGFKLNGKNVLLKAAGWTDDIFLRDTPESNEIQVQYVKDMNMNMIRFESFWGTSSNIYDLCDKYGIMAVVGWSCQWEWEAYYGKPCDEMYGCMLTDKEIDLIAQSFATQVLWLRNHPSIISWMPGSDMLPIPKLEEKYLAFLKESDNRIYVGAAKERTSELSGKTGTKMAGPYEYVGPNYWYIDTLYGGAFGYNTETGIGAQLPVLESIKKFIPEDKLWPLNDTWNFHCTTSTAAMNSLKELTTVINNKYGQAKNLEDYLMKADLVNYDGTRAMFEAFRVNIGKTTGIVQWMLNSAWPSLYWQMYDYYKVPTAAYYSVKKANLALQLIYNYGNNSIYAVNEQLKDISGYKAIVQVFDINSTVKEKKEIPLDIRINTSVNILQLAPLKENVFLALEILNQQGEVVADNFYCLSSKPDEYMWDKTDWVHTPAKSYADFKSLSTLKTVELDIQTNKSEEQDNIIYTVEIKNPSDKIAFMVNLKLKDNRGEMITPAFWSDNYISILPGQKKILECKVNKGTISNNNIKLDIKGWNSPLLEVNI
- a CDS encoding SusD/RagB family nutrient-binding outer membrane lipoprotein, whose translation is MKTKKIIFACLLGIGLLGTACTNFDSINENPNDATENMYDFDKGNLGKALRNGGVFYDADVQQRIKALGMDVFAQYVGGNSTARVWTPNDGWLSLYWNNYYTDWFASLNIVIANAQKYEGRQNSLALGRIWRVYMQSQFTDFYGPAPFPKSPEDTNPDYESLDKQYEFFFKELDESVKLFDSSKDFLTVEDQIYYGNIAKWKRFANTLRLRLAIKMSEINPELCKTQAQAAYNADGGIMISGDDAALPGVSGVWGQQYVYYMYQVGWSDRQVMMKTMEKILTGIGGMAYAGTAAIHPEKVDPRGERYFDPSPETNTWAGLKAGIQTEPAGERNRVSAMSRTWIIPNDNRKTDLFLYSEACFLMAEAVERGFVTGAGSAKDWYEKGVKASFAKWSLSDSQAVDYLASNDQNLFGTSAKYDDASGNGNTKLEKIITQKYISHYIDLSRESWNDKRRLNLPAMDIPEYRDPGAGTYPNDGNIKNPSNFISRMVYPQSEALNNKSKYEAGVAQLTGGDKTSSPIWWATKKSNYCTSN
- a CDS encoding TonB-dependent receptor — encoded protein: MKRVILAFLVMFLCTTITVSAQKVTMNLQHAKLEKVLSTIAEQTGYTFAYSQPVVNTDRIVSIEVTNTDLPQVLQKVFSGTNISYEIRDKKILLSEKKDVNQDPKTTQQTQKITVKGIALDEAGEPLIGASVSEKGITNGTMTGVDGDYSLTVPANATLVVTFVGYLSQEIPLNGQKTVDFTLKEDSKMLDEVVVTALGIKRDKKSLGYAMQEVKGDQLTETRDANVANALAGKVAGLQIKQSGTGVTGSSRIVLRGGNSIAGNNQPLVVVDGVPIDSSTGGTDDFWGNHSVDKGSSMADISPDDIESISVLKGPAAAALYGSRAGNGVIMITTKTGKNQKGIGISYNSNLTFERPMQLPKYQNTYGQGENGKYVQNSVGSWGAKMDGSQITDLAGNPTTYSSGDNDLMDFLRTGTTWTNSLDLSSSSDKNSIRVGVMNLRNKGVVPNSSFNKTSATLRATADLTDKLSFDAKITYYTQKTENRIKLAGDPDNIFRNYLLMPRSVHFSDLNRYPDYKFPENTKNPANSADLSGKPVSWTDQYSGLIRNPYWAAYKDTNSDRRDRVLGFGSLKYEFTDWLNIQARYGIDYFSTQYEMRDATGLPYWFAQGQYIMNKETSYEANADVLLTFNKQLSEKVGLLATAGGNLMYRRADGIYGETGPMIIPDFHTLANAGKSSARSALTKKAINSLYATASLSYDNTLYLDVTARNDWSSALSADNRSYFYPSVGTSWLFTESLNKWNIKPSFIDFGKLRLSWAEVGNDTDPYRLLDYLTLGTTYVYNPETDQVETILNGKKSNILNNPDLKNETITSWEAGLELRAFNNRLGLDFAYYTKDATDQILKMNVPASTGYSFKYVNAGKLRNNGVEILLTGTPVKTKDFSWDITLNYSKNKSKIIELADGIETQELQDPSLGSLGIKIVAAAGGTYGDIYGKAYARNDKGELIINENGLPTFGSDFVKLGNYNPDWMGGISNAFHFRNFDFSFQIDGRFGGDVFMGSIQSGTGAGTLKMTESGRDKMVVAGVTASGQVNAIETTAEKYWAQLATGTEPWIYDATNIRLREMSLGYSFPRKMLSKTPFQKIKLSLVGRNLWMIYSKTKGFDPESGYSTSNAQGIEFGSMPTMSSYGFNLNVTF